In one window of Prosthecobacter fusiformis DNA:
- a CDS encoding glycosyltransferase produces MPGNDKVDFEAERVISLQTKTLTCFIVEDALRDNKGHWGEYIATFRHGLIETDDYVEILCDCHAEEWLVTQLSAKPVLPDSIWHRMGDGAGKVIRLARVPLHAWQTFRVMRRWLRENSNADIIFVPTVLVHHLLGWWLLAQGTLKESQTTILLFFPNTPVKLGPTGKGFLPTDPTSRLFGWLIKKLATAVKEKRVILGAETRSMQQALEEATGVAFVYLPHPVPNFATLDSSERPLTMAVYGPARHEKGSDILQEAIEKHLITFPESKTRFVIQWLGDFHDDEGRLVQKSQTLEADVRVEYVTSYFEPGEYARRLGQTDLLLLPYRCSSYDLRVSRVVIEAMVHGIPVIATRGTTLEEQAQIHGACIPCEDGCAESLQKAIAQAEQNICALRSLAQERAPMAREHFSVKHFRDLLLHKIPDGTGVHPLSLETQ; encoded by the coding sequence TTGCCCGGTAATGATAAGGTCGATTTTGAAGCTGAGCGCGTGATATCATTGCAAACAAAAACCTTAACCTGCTTCATCGTTGAAGATGCTTTGCGAGATAACAAGGGGCACTGGGGCGAGTACATAGCGACGTTCCGGCATGGACTCATCGAAACGGATGATTACGTGGAGATCCTTTGTGATTGCCATGCGGAAGAGTGGCTTGTGACTCAACTTTCTGCAAAGCCCGTTTTGCCGGATTCCATCTGGCATCGAATGGGTGATGGAGCAGGAAAAGTTATCCGGCTTGCACGCGTTCCACTTCATGCATGGCAAACTTTCCGGGTAATGCGGCGCTGGCTACGCGAAAACTCAAATGCTGACATTATATTTGTTCCCACCGTTCTTGTTCACCATCTTTTGGGTTGGTGGCTGCTGGCCCAAGGAACACTGAAAGAATCCCAGACCACGATTCTGCTTTTTTTCCCCAATACCCCAGTCAAATTGGGACCGACGGGGAAGGGGTTCCTTCCCACAGACCCGACGTCACGGTTGTTCGGGTGGCTTATCAAGAAACTGGCTACCGCTGTGAAAGAGAAGCGGGTCATTCTCGGAGCGGAGACGCGATCGATGCAGCAAGCGCTCGAAGAGGCCACCGGTGTGGCGTTTGTTTATCTGCCCCATCCTGTGCCGAATTTTGCCACCCTTGATTCTTCGGAGCGTCCTCTGACGATGGCCGTTTATGGGCCTGCGCGGCATGAGAAGGGGAGTGATATTCTTCAGGAAGCGATTGAGAAGCATTTGATAACCTTCCCGGAAAGCAAGACACGATTCGTGATTCAGTGGCTGGGCGATTTTCATGATGATGAGGGGCGTTTGGTGCAGAAGAGCCAGACTTTAGAAGCAGATGTTCGAGTGGAGTATGTAACGTCTTACTTCGAGCCAGGTGAGTATGCACGGCGTCTCGGGCAGACGGATCTACTTCTCCTGCCATATCGTTGCTCATCATACGATCTGCGCGTCTCCCGAGTGGTGATAGAAGCCATGGTTCATGGAATCCCTGTGATTGCCACCCGAGGAACGACGCTTGAAGAACAGGCTCAAATACACGGTGCCTGCATTCCTTGCGAAGATGGCTGTGCTGAGAGTCTGCAGAAGGCTATTGCACAAGCTGAGCAAAACATCTGCGCATTGAGATCATTGGCTCAAGAGCGAGCCCCAATGGCAAGGGAGCATTTTTCAGTAAAACATTTCAGGGATTTGTTGTTGCACAAAATTCCAGACGGTACAGGCGTTCACCCTCTCAGTCTTGAAACTCAATGA
- a CDS encoding FkbM family methyltransferase: protein MNIRTLFHQTVRIPLKKFGIHVCASHKYPVCSGSLLDLAVAAFLPTIDDFVVCQVGASDGKSSDPLEHLIDKYELKGILIEPLPGSFELLAKKYHRYERITCVNCAISDIEGLVTFYCPKNNGRTGISEFQKSGMTKVSLVKAGIPESDIEEISVNSKTLPQVMQDQGLAKIDLLQIDTEGYDYEIVKQGLKLPAPPAIIHFETIHLSRFDKLNSRHVLTAKGYSLIESETDTLAYQFNLLT, encoded by the coding sequence ATGAATATCAGGACTCTATTTCATCAAACAGTTCGGATTCCGCTCAAGAAATTTGGAATTCATGTTTGTGCCTCCCATAAATATCCAGTTTGCAGCGGAAGCCTGCTCGATTTAGCAGTTGCGGCGTTCCTGCCAACAATCGATGATTTTGTCGTTTGCCAGGTCGGGGCGAGTGACGGAAAAAGTTCCGATCCTCTTGAGCATCTGATTGACAAATATGAACTGAAAGGAATTTTAATTGAACCTCTACCCGGATCTTTTGAATTGCTGGCTAAAAAATACCATCGGTACGAAAGGATTACGTGCGTTAATTGTGCAATCTCAGACATCGAGGGTTTGGTGACATTTTACTGTCCGAAAAATAATGGTCGGACAGGTATCTCAGAATTTCAAAAATCGGGAATGACCAAAGTCTCACTGGTTAAAGCAGGAATACCTGAAAGCGACATTGAGGAGATTTCCGTCAATTCCAAAACTTTACCGCAAGTCATGCAAGACCAGGGACTCGCCAAGATAGACCTTCTTCAAATTGATACCGAGGGATATGATTACGAGATCGTTAAGCAGGGCCTTAAACTTCCAGCGCCCCCTGCAATAATACACTTTGAGACCATTCATCTTTCCAGATTTGACAAACTCAACAGTCGCCATGTCCTGACCGCAAAAGGTTATTCCTTGATTGAATCGGAAACAGACACTCTTGCCTACCAATTCAATCTTCTCACCTGA
- a CDS encoding acyltransferase, which yields MTKRLLAGTILAYIYNDWIGKMPSRIVRHAFLNKYLGKMGSETGVQMDCRFLNGRKVYIGDRNVINFGCLLDGRKYEIHTGKDVSIGPEATILTLGHEPQSSTFEDKGGDVIIGDRVWIAYRAIILPGVTIGDGAVIAAGAVVTRDVEAYTIVAGSPAKKVGNRNRDLEYQLSYAPWLQ from the coding sequence ATGACTAAAAGACTTTTAGCTGGTACTATCCTCGCATACATTTACAACGATTGGATTGGTAAGATGCCATCACGGATCGTTCGTCATGCCTTCCTGAACAAATATCTTGGGAAAATGGGTAGTGAAACGGGTGTGCAAATGGACTGCCGGTTTCTTAATGGGCGCAAAGTGTATATAGGAGATAGAAATGTCATTAACTTTGGATGCTTGCTGGATGGCAGGAAGTATGAGATTCATACGGGCAAAGATGTCTCCATCGGGCCTGAGGCGACTATCCTCACACTTGGACATGAACCCCAATCTTCAACTTTCGAGGATAAAGGCGGGGATGTGATTATTGGAGATCGGGTGTGGATTGCTTATCGCGCAATTATTCTTCCCGGTGTCACCATTGGTGATGGTGCTGTCATTGCAGCTGGTGCCGTTGTGACACGCGATGTCGAAGCCTATACGATTGTTGCGGGATCTCCCGCGAAAAAGGTCGGAAACCGAAATCGCGATCTTGAGTATCAATTATCATACGCTCCATGGCTCCAATGA
- a CDS encoding acyltransferase family protein translates to MFEQQANMAVRQIVSLTGVRFVAAFWVVMFHIQGELTKLIPGITPLKPLFDQGHFAVPFFFILSGYILSHTYFGQYKFRDHPRFILNRVARIWPVHFATLMLLIVYVIAAKQMDIHIDMGNYDFSMIIAELFMLRGWTSDLLLWNYPAWSIHAEFFAYLFIFPLCHILFGLRWNISMLISIPFLLLAVHGLDWHNGLQGCIFDIMLPFIAGSGIYALKRTKSTSHASFATYIAVGGIFFALSNNHFYSKSLLFVCFGLLIYGLSHEQGKIHNMLRNKYICYGGKVSYSLYMTHGLVHILYFFIYPQLPLTNMYIKYLAAILFVAAIAVIAIGFYHLVEEPSHRQLKPSRRHLNGKSP, encoded by the coding sequence ATGTTCGAACAACAAGCCAATATGGCGGTCCGTCAGATTGTGTCTCTGACTGGAGTTCGTTTTGTTGCAGCCTTCTGGGTTGTGATGTTTCACATTCAGGGCGAGCTGACGAAATTAATCCCTGGCATTACTCCGCTGAAACCTCTGTTTGATCAGGGACATTTTGCCGTACCTTTTTTCTTTATTCTCAGCGGCTATATTCTCAGTCACACATACTTTGGCCAGTATAAATTCAGAGATCATCCCCGCTTTATCTTAAATCGAGTCGCCCGTATCTGGCCTGTTCATTTTGCAACCTTGATGCTACTCATTGTTTATGTGATAGCTGCCAAGCAAATGGACATCCACATTGACATGGGAAATTATGATTTTTCCATGATTATTGCAGAACTATTCATGCTCCGTGGGTGGACCAGCGATCTGCTTTTGTGGAACTATCCAGCCTGGTCGATCCACGCAGAATTTTTTGCTTATTTATTTATTTTCCCATTATGTCATATTTTGTTCGGCCTGAGATGGAACATTTCTATGTTAATCTCCATTCCCTTCCTGCTTTTAGCAGTTCATGGCTTGGATTGGCATAATGGTTTACAGGGCTGTATTTTCGACATTATGCTTCCTTTTATTGCAGGCTCAGGGATTTACGCTCTCAAGCGCACAAAATCCACCAGTCATGCAAGCTTTGCTACATATATCGCGGTTGGTGGCATCTTTTTCGCCTTGAGTAACAATCATTTTTATTCAAAATCCTTGCTGTTCGTCTGTTTTGGATTGCTGATTTACGGTCTTTCTCACGAACAAGGGAAAATACACAATATGCTTCGTAATAAATATATCTGCTACGGCGGTAAAGTTTCTTACTCTTTGTATATGACGCATGGGCTGGTTCATATCTTGTATTTCTTCATTTATCCCCAATTGCCGCTTACAAACATGTACATTAAATACCTTGCGGCAATATTATTCGTGGCGGCAATTGCCGTGATTGCTATTGGTTTTTATCATCTGGTGGAGGAACCCAGCCACAGGCAATTGAAACCAAGCAGGCGGCATTTAAATGGAAAATCACCATAA